Within Thermodesulfovibrionia bacterium, the genomic segment CGTAACCTTCACAAACAGCTCAACAGGCAATGACCAGCCATTGACATACGAATGGGATTTTGACAATAACGGCACAGTTGACTCGACACTGTCCAACCCTTCATATGAATACACAACTGAAGGCACATACACCGTAAAACTTACAGTCACAGATTTTGACGGAAGCACAAATTCGCTGACAAGGACTAACTATATAAGCGCTACATCATGCCTGTCGCCTGTAAAGGTCACAGGCTCAGTGAATTCATATTACACATCTCTTCAGCCTGCGTATGATGATTCATCAGAAGGAGATGACATCCGTTTCCAGGATGATTCATTCAATGAGAACCTTATATTCAATGTTAACAAGGCGATAACGCTCAGAGGCGGATATGACTGTGATTTCAATACAACAACCAATAAGACAGTCATAAACGGCAATGTGACAATAAGCGACGGCGTAGTAACATTGGAAAATGTAATAATCCAGTAACTATAATAAGATAACAACAAAAGGGAGGAAGAAAGATGAAAAAGATACTGATCTCATTAGTGACATTGGTTTTAGTATTTACCGGAGCGGAGATGCTGTATGCGGCCGGAGACCTGTTAGTGACCGGAAACCTGGGAGTAGGCACCCTGACACCGGATAACAAGATCGTGGTCAACAGCGGAAAGATCAAGACTATCGGGACATACCAAAATCAGGGGTTTATTGCTGACTATGTGGCTCCCGGTGATGACCCCACAGCAACAGCCTTGACCTCA encodes:
- a CDS encoding PKD domain-containing protein: VTFTNSSTGNDQPLTYEWDFDNNGTVDSTLSNPSYEYTTEGTYTVKLTVTDFDGSTNSLTRTNYISATSCLSPVKVTGSVNSYYTSLQPAYDDSSEGDDIRFQDDSFNENLIFNVNKAITLRGGYDCDFNTTTNKTVINGNVTISDGVVTLENVIIQ